A DNA window from Rhizobium sp. NXC14 contains the following coding sequences:
- a CDS encoding carbohydrate ABC transporter permease, with protein MSAANTAHSVVEPSLNSKRIAGTIVVLYALVTLIPLVWIFLTSIKSPPDSISYPPKIVFTPSLEGYCNLFTTRTRQTPDYIASLPAPVGTCDEVTRKRNMVIAGPSNFLPRFVNSLVIAFGSTFLAVFLGTLAAYGFSRFRVPLADDLLFFILSTRMMPPIAVAIPIYLMYRELGLSDTALGMILLYTAVNVSLAVWLLKGFIDEIPREYEEAAMIDGYTRLQAFRKVVLPQATTGIAATAIFCLIFAWNEYAFAALLTSGEAQTAPPFIPTIIGEGGQDWPAVAAGTTIFLIPILVFTILLRKQLLRGITFGAVRK; from the coding sequence ATGAGCGCCGCCAATACAGCCCATTCGGTCGTCGAGCCGAGCCTCAACAGCAAGCGCATCGCCGGCACGATCGTCGTCCTCTATGCGCTGGTCACCCTCATCCCGCTCGTCTGGATCTTCCTGACCAGCATCAAATCGCCGCCGGATTCGATCAGCTATCCCCCGAAGATCGTCTTCACGCCGTCGCTCGAGGGCTATTGCAATCTCTTCACCACGCGCACCCGGCAGACGCCCGATTATATCGCCTCGCTGCCGGCGCCGGTCGGCACCTGCGATGAGGTGACGCGCAAGCGCAACATGGTGATCGCAGGCCCGTCAAACTTCCTGCCGCGCTTCGTCAACTCGCTTGTCATCGCCTTCGGCTCCACCTTCCTGGCAGTCTTCCTCGGGACGCTCGCCGCCTACGGCTTCTCCCGCTTCAGGGTGCCGCTCGCCGACGACCTGCTGTTCTTCATCCTGTCGACGCGCATGATGCCGCCGATCGCCGTCGCCATCCCGATCTACCTGATGTATCGCGAGCTCGGCCTGTCGGACACGGCGCTCGGCATGATCCTGCTCTATACCGCCGTCAACGTCTCGCTCGCCGTCTGGCTGCTCAAGGGCTTCATCGACGAGATCCCGCGCGAATACGAGGAGGCGGCGATGATCGACGGCTATACGAGGCTGCAAGCCTTCCGCAAGGTCGTGCTGCCGCAGGCGACCACCGGCATTGCCGCGACTGCGATCTTCTGCCTGATCTTCGCCTGGAACGAATATGCCTTCGCCGCCCTTCTCACCTCGGGCGAGGCCCAGACCGCGCCGCCTTTCATCCCGACGATCATCGGCGAAGGCGGGCAGGACTGGCCGGCGGTCGCCGCCGGCACGA